Proteins encoded in a region of the Rhodococcus sp. SBT000017 genome:
- the cysT gene encoding sulfate ABC transporter permease subunit CysT, with the protein MSSSTTEAAEAGSTVSPGTRPRFRAGREGRKFRGPGSVGPLGLGVAVLWLSVIVLLPLAALTVQSFDNGLAGFWDAVTVPRAVATFKVTLLVSVAAAVINLFLGTLIAWVLVRDEFPGKRFVNALIDLPFALPTIVASLVLLSLYGPASPIGLVFNATKPAVIVALLFVTLPFVVRAVQPVLIELDKDVEEAAASLGANNWTIFRRIVLPVLLPAVLSGGGLAFARAIGEFGSVVLIGGNIPNDTQVASQYIRELIEYDRTTDAAAISVVLLAIAFAVLFVLRVAGNRLARREEQIS; encoded by the coding sequence ATGTCATCTTCGACCACCGAAGCCGCAGAAGCGGGTTCGACCGTCTCGCCCGGCACGAGACCACGGTTTCGTGCCGGGCGGGAAGGCCGAAAGTTCAGGGGTCCGGGATCTGTGGGCCCGCTCGGTCTCGGAGTCGCCGTACTGTGGCTCAGCGTGATCGTGCTGCTTCCGTTGGCCGCGTTGACGGTTCAGTCCTTCGACAACGGTCTGGCCGGCTTCTGGGATGCGGTCACCGTGCCGCGTGCAGTGGCCACGTTCAAGGTGACCCTCCTGGTCTCCGTTGCGGCCGCGGTGATCAATCTGTTCCTGGGCACCCTGATCGCGTGGGTCCTGGTGCGGGACGAGTTCCCGGGTAAGCGATTCGTCAACGCCCTGATCGATCTGCCGTTCGCGTTGCCGACCATCGTGGCCAGCCTGGTGTTGCTCTCTCTCTACGGACCGGCGAGTCCGATCGGACTGGTGTTCAACGCAACCAAGCCTGCGGTGATCGTCGCGCTGCTGTTCGTCACGTTGCCGTTCGTGGTGCGCGCGGTGCAACCGGTGCTGATCGAACTGGACAAGGACGTCGAGGAGGCGGCAGCGTCGCTCGGCGCGAACAACTGGACCATCTTCCGTCGCATCGTCCTGCCGGTGCTGTTGCCCGCCGTGCTGTCGGGCGGCGGTCTCGCGTTCGCCCGCGCGATCGGCGAGTTCGGGTCGGTGGTGCTCATCGGAGGCAACATCCCCAACGACACGCAGGTCGCGTCGCAGTACATCCGTGAGCTCATCGAATACGACCGAACCACCGACGCCGCGGCGATTTCCGTGGTGCTGCTGGCGATCGCCTTCGCGGTGTTGTTCGTGCTTCGCGTGGCAGGAAATCGCCTGGCTCGCCGTGAGGAGCAGATCTCGTGA
- a CDS encoding sirohydrochlorin chelatase — MSALIAVAHGSRDPRSSATIHRAVDALRRRRPDLDVRVAFLDLSEPGVGQVVDDLAGAGHRRIVAVPMLLGKAFHAKVDLPELLHAARTRHPHVSIAQADVLGDDRLLIEAVRDRIVDTGVAVSDSTVGIALAAVGSSVAPANQRTRVIAQKLLAGTGWAGAVTCFATSVSPSPTDAIAQLRTLGADRIVVAPWFLAPGLLTDRIEASVAGLPNVAHAEVIGAHPALADLVSRRYDSAISMGRSAGSTPVARTVSTEPNVLPHRFSEPVHQQSHRHR, encoded by the coding sequence GTGAGCGCACTGATCGCGGTTGCCCACGGCAGCCGTGACCCGCGCTCGAGCGCCACGATTCACCGCGCCGTCGACGCTCTGCGTCGGCGGCGACCGGATCTCGACGTCCGCGTCGCATTTCTCGATCTGTCCGAGCCCGGCGTCGGTCAGGTGGTCGACGACCTGGCCGGTGCCGGACACCGACGCATCGTCGCCGTTCCGATGTTGCTGGGCAAAGCCTTTCACGCGAAAGTCGATCTGCCCGAGCTGTTGCACGCAGCGAGGACGCGACACCCGCACGTATCGATAGCGCAGGCCGACGTTCTGGGAGACGACCGACTCCTCATCGAGGCAGTTCGCGATCGGATCGTCGATACCGGTGTGGCGGTCTCCGATTCGACTGTCGGCATCGCCCTGGCAGCCGTCGGCTCCTCGGTGGCACCGGCGAATCAGCGCACCCGAGTGATCGCACAGAAACTGCTCGCCGGAACGGGCTGGGCCGGAGCCGTGACCTGCTTCGCGACGTCGGTCTCCCCGTCCCCCACCGATGCGATCGCACAGCTGCGCACACTGGGAGCCGACCGCATCGTCGTTGCACCCTGGTTCCTGGCCCCGGGACTGCTCACCGACAGGATCGAAGCGTCGGTCGCAGGCCTACCGAACGTGGCGCATGCCGAGGTCATCGGAGCGCATCCGGCGCTGGCAGATCTGGTGTCGCGGCGCTACGATTCCGCAATCTCAATGGGTCGTTCTGCAGGCTCCACTCCTGTGGCACGCACTGTGTCGACAGAACCGAACGTCCTACCGCACCGGTTCAGCGAACCGGTGCACCAGCAATCGCATCGGCATCGCTAG
- the cysW gene encoding sulfate ABC transporter permease subunit CysW yields MKIGLPIKLTLRTVALLYLAVLVLFPLGAILFRTFEDGVVAFWEQITTPAAQSALQLSLLIVAIVVPINIVFGVVTALALVRGRFRGKGVLEAIVDLPFAVSPIITGVALILLWGANGWFGGVESLGFRVIFALPGMVIATIFVTLPFVVREVEPVLYEIGEEQEEAASTLGASSWQTFWRITLPAIRWGLTYGVVLTVARSLGEFGAVIMVSTNLPGISQTLTLLVNSRYEDFNQQGAYAASTLLMAIAVVVLLLMTALDKKRTK; encoded by the coding sequence GTGAAAATCGGTCTGCCGATCAAACTGACGCTGCGTACCGTCGCTCTGCTGTACCTCGCAGTTCTGGTGCTCTTTCCGCTCGGCGCCATTCTGTTTCGCACGTTCGAGGACGGCGTCGTCGCGTTCTGGGAGCAGATCACCACACCGGCCGCGCAGTCGGCACTGCAGCTGTCGTTGTTGATCGTCGCGATCGTGGTTCCGATCAACATCGTGTTCGGTGTGGTCACCGCCCTCGCGCTCGTGCGAGGACGGTTCCGAGGCAAGGGTGTCCTGGAAGCCATCGTGGATCTGCCCTTTGCGGTGTCGCCCATCATCACCGGCGTCGCGCTGATCCTGCTGTGGGGTGCCAACGGATGGTTCGGCGGGGTCGAAAGCCTCGGCTTCAGGGTCATCTTCGCGCTGCCCGGCATGGTCATCGCGACGATCTTCGTCACCCTGCCGTTCGTCGTGCGCGAGGTCGAACCAGTGCTCTACGAAATCGGTGAGGAGCAGGAGGAGGCCGCCTCGACGCTCGGTGCGTCGTCGTGGCAGACGTTCTGGCGCATCACTCTTCCGGCGATCCGGTGGGGCCTCACGTACGGCGTCGTACTCACCGTCGCACGTTCGCTCGGCGAGTTCGGTGCGGTCATCATGGTCTCGACCAATCTGCCCGGCATCTCCCAAACGCTCACTCTGCTGGTCAATTCACGGTACGAGGACTTCAATCAACAGGGCGCGTATGCCGCGTCCACACTGCTCATGGCGATCGCCGTCGTCGTGCTGTTGTTGATGACGGCCCTCGACAAGAAGAGGACGAAGTAA
- a CDS encoding sulfate/molybdate ABC transporter ATP-binding protein, whose product MTDTSPEIEISVVGANKHYGDFAALDDVSIDIPKGSLTALLGPSGSGKSTLLRSIAGLEQLDSGRVVLAGQDVTWVSPQRREIGFVFQHYAAFKHLTVRDNVAFGLQIRKRPKAEIAKKVDELLEIVGLAGFQSRYPAQLSGGQRQRMALARALAVDPQVLLLDEPFGALDAKVRADLRTWLRRLHDEVHVTTVLVTHDQEEALDVADRIAVLNKGRIEQVGSPEDLYDRPANNFVMSFLGQVAKLNGLLVRPHDIRVGRDPSLAQAQASGTAESAGVTRAVVERVVHLGFEVKVEMKNAATGELFAAQITRGDSEALGLREGETVYARATRVPKIADASDADAIAGAPVR is encoded by the coding sequence ATGACCGACACATCCCCCGAGATCGAGATCTCCGTCGTCGGTGCCAACAAGCACTACGGCGACTTCGCAGCGCTCGACGATGTCAGCATCGACATTCCCAAGGGATCGTTGACGGCGCTGCTCGGGCCCAGTGGCTCGGGAAAGTCCACGCTGCTGCGCTCCATCGCCGGGCTCGAACAACTCGATTCCGGCCGTGTGGTGCTCGCAGGCCAGGACGTCACGTGGGTCAGCCCGCAGCGCCGCGAGATCGGATTCGTCTTCCAGCACTACGCCGCGTTCAAGCACCTCACAGTGCGAGACAACGTCGCCTTCGGCCTGCAGATTCGCAAGCGGCCCAAGGCCGAGATCGCCAAGAAGGTCGACGAGTTGCTCGAGATCGTCGGGCTCGCCGGATTCCAGAGTCGCTACCCGGCGCAGCTGTCCGGTGGCCAGCGACAGCGCATGGCGTTGGCCCGCGCACTCGCCGTCGACCCGCAGGTGCTGCTGCTCGACGAGCCATTCGGCGCGCTCGACGCCAAGGTGCGTGCCGATCTCCGTACGTGGCTGCGTCGACTGCACGACGAGGTCCACGTCACCACCGTGTTGGTGACTCACGATCAGGAGGAGGCGCTCGATGTCGCCGATCGGATCGCGGTGCTCAACAAGGGCCGGATCGAGCAGGTCGGCAGCCCGGAGGATCTCTACGATCGCCCGGCCAACAACTTCGTGATGTCGTTCCTGGGTCAGGTCGCCAAGCTGAACGGACTTCTGGTGCGGCCGCACGACATTCGCGTCGGGCGCGATCCGTCGTTGGCGCAGGCTCAGGCCAGCGGGACGGCCGAATCGGCAGGCGTGACGCGGGCCGTCGTCGAGCGGGTGGTACACCTCGGCTTCGAGGTGAAGGTCGAAATGAAGAATGCGGCCACCGGTGAACTGTTCGCAGCGCAGATCACCCGCGGTGACAGTGAGGCGCTCGGTCTTCGCGAGGGCGAGACGGTGTACGCGCGAGCGACTCGGGTGCCGAAAATTGCGGACGCTAGCGATGCCGATGCGATTGCTGGTGCACCGGTTCGCTGA
- the cysD gene encoding sulfate adenylyltransferase subunit CysD, with the protein MTLDLTSATVGRTHLDADRFDTLDALESEAIHIFREVAGEFERPVILFSGGKDSTVLLHLAIKAFWPAPLPFALLHVDTGHNLQEVLDFRDHVVAKYNLRLHVASVEEYLADGRLTERPDGIRNPLQTVPLLDAIAENRFDAVFGGARRDEERARAKERIFSLRNAFGQWEPKKQRPELWNLYNGKHSPGEQVRVFPLSNFTELDIWRYIARDDVELASIYYAHQRPVYQRDGMWMTPGVWGGPAENEELQTRSVRYRTVGDGSTTGAVLSEAADNQAILAEVAASRLTERGATRGDDRVSEAAMEDRKREGYF; encoded by the coding sequence ATGACACTCGACCTCACCTCGGCCACCGTCGGTCGAACCCATCTCGACGCAGATCGGTTCGACACCCTCGACGCACTCGAATCCGAGGCCATCCACATCTTCCGCGAGGTGGCGGGCGAGTTCGAGCGCCCCGTCATCCTGTTCTCCGGCGGCAAGGACTCGACCGTCCTGCTGCACCTGGCGATCAAGGCGTTCTGGCCCGCTCCCCTGCCGTTCGCGCTGCTCCACGTCGACACCGGTCACAACCTGCAGGAGGTGCTGGACTTCCGCGATCACGTGGTCGCCAAGTACAACCTGCGCCTGCACGTGGCCAGCGTCGAGGAGTACCTCGCCGACGGACGCCTCACCGAGCGTCCCGACGGCATCCGCAACCCGCTGCAGACCGTGCCCCTCCTCGACGCGATCGCCGAGAATCGGTTCGACGCCGTCTTCGGCGGTGCCCGACGCGACGAGGAACGAGCCCGCGCCAAGGAGCGAATCTTCTCGCTCCGCAACGCCTTCGGCCAGTGGGAGCCCAAGAAGCAGCGACCCGAACTGTGGAACCTGTACAACGGCAAGCATTCCCCCGGCGAGCAGGTGCGGGTGTTCCCGCTCAGCAACTTCACCGAACTCGACATCTGGCGCTACATCGCCCGCGACGACGTGGAACTGGCGAGCATCTACTACGCCCACCAGCGCCCCGTCTACCAGCGCGACGGCATGTGGATGACCCCCGGAGTGTGGGGCGGACCGGCCGAGAACGAAGAGCTGCAGACCCGGTCGGTGCGGTACCGCACCGTCGGCGACGGATCCACCACCGGTGCCGTGCTGTCCGAGGCCGCCGACAACCAAGCAATCCTCGCCGAGGTCGCCGCGTCCCGGCTCACCGAACGCGGAGCCACTCGCGGCGACGACCGCGTCTCCGAGGCTGCAATGGAAGATCGCAAACGAGAAGGATACTTCTGA
- a CDS encoding sulfate adenylyltransferase subunit 1, whose protein sequence is MSSTGTQLLRLATAGSVDDGKSTLVGRLLYDTKSVLADQIDAVTRASVDKGLATPDLSLLVDGLRAEREQGITIDVAYRYFATPHRSFVLADTPGHVQYTRNTVSGASTAQLVILLVDARKGVITQTRRHAAVLALLGVPRLVLAVNKIDLVEDPATVFAEISAEFNSLTSSLGWSSEDVIEIPVSALHGDNVAVKSDKTPYYDGPTLIEHLESVPVDAEPHRVGLRFPVQYVIRPRTAEFPDYRGYAGQVAAGSVDVGDEVVILPSGTRTTVERIDTADGELRTAHAGRSVTLVLADDVDVSRGDTIASPQDAPEPIGDFEATVCWLAEKPLRPGARLLLKHGTRTTQAIVGTLIERFDEQELTAQEGPESLELNEIGRISVRVAEPIVADDYAVNRHTGSFLLIDPAGGNTLAAGLVGNALAAVELGSAVPA, encoded by the coding sequence ATGAGCAGCACAGGAACTCAGCTCCTTCGCCTCGCCACCGCGGGTAGCGTCGACGACGGCAAGTCGACCCTCGTCGGACGGCTGTTGTACGACACCAAATCGGTTCTGGCAGACCAGATCGATGCCGTCACTCGGGCTTCGGTGGACAAGGGACTGGCCACACCGGACCTGTCCCTGCTGGTCGACGGCCTGCGCGCCGAGCGTGAACAGGGCATCACCATCGACGTCGCATACCGATACTTCGCGACGCCGCACCGCTCGTTCGTACTGGCCGATACCCCCGGCCACGTGCAGTACACCCGCAACACCGTCTCCGGCGCGTCGACGGCTCAGCTCGTGATTCTCCTGGTCGATGCCCGCAAGGGTGTCATCACTCAGACCCGCAGGCACGCAGCGGTTCTCGCTCTGCTCGGCGTTCCGCGCCTGGTACTCGCGGTCAACAAGATCGATCTGGTCGAGGACCCCGCAACGGTGTTCGCCGAGATCTCGGCCGAGTTCAACTCACTGACCTCCTCCCTCGGCTGGTCCAGCGAGGACGTCATCGAGATCCCGGTGTCCGCACTGCACGGCGACAACGTCGCGGTGAAGTCCGACAAGACCCCGTACTACGACGGTCCAACCCTCATCGAGCACCTCGAGTCGGTCCCGGTCGACGCCGAACCGCACCGGGTCGGTCTGCGATTCCCCGTGCAGTACGTGATCCGGCCGCGCACCGCGGAGTTCCCGGACTATCGCGGATATGCAGGCCAGGTCGCGGCGGGCTCCGTCGACGTCGGCGACGAGGTCGTCATCCTGCCCTCCGGTACCCGAACGACGGTCGAACGCATCGACACCGCCGACGGAGAATTGCGTACCGCCCATGCCGGACGCAGCGTCACCCTCGTCCTCGCCGACGACGTCGACGTCTCCCGCGGCGACACCATCGCCTCACCGCAGGACGCACCCGAGCCGATCGGCGACTTCGAGGCCACCGTGTGCTGGCTCGCCGAGAAACCGCTTCGCCCGGGCGCTCGCCTGTTGCTCAAGCACGGCACTCGCACCACCCAGGCCATCGTCGGGACACTGATCGAACGGTTCGACGAGCAGGAGCTCACTGCGCAAGAAGGCCCCGAGTCGTTGGAGCTCAACGAGATCGGCCGAATTTCCGTGCGCGTCGCCGAGCCCATCGTGGCCGACGACTACGCCGTCAACCGGCACACGGGCAGCTTCCTGCTGATCGATCCGGCCGGCGGCAACACGTTGGCTGCCGGGCTCGTGGGCAACGCTCTGGCTGCCGTCGAGCTGGGGTCGGCAGTTCCGGCGTGA